The proteins below come from a single Triticum aestivum cultivar Chinese Spring chromosome 5D, IWGSC CS RefSeq v2.1, whole genome shotgun sequence genomic window:
- the LOC123124468 gene encoding putative glutaredoxin-C14, with translation MDRVMKLASERAVVIFTLSSCCMCHTVARLFCDLGVNALVHELDQDPRGKEMERALLKMLGKGPSVPVVFIGGKLVGGTNRVMSMHLSGELVPVLRNAGALWL, from the coding sequence ATGGATCGCGTGATGAAGCTGGCGTCGGAGAGAGCGGTGGTGATCTTCACCCTGAGCTCCTGCTGCATGTGCCACACCGTGGCGCGGCTCTTCTGCGACCTAGGTGTCAACGCACTGGTGCACGAGCTCGACCAAGACCCCAGGGGAAAGGAGATGGAGAGAGCTCTCCTCAAGATGCTCGGGAAAGGCCCGTCTGTTCCGGTGGTGTTCATCGGCGGGAAGCTTGTCGGCGGGACAAACAGGGTCATGTCCATGCATCTCAGCGGGGAGCTGGTCCCAGTGCTGAGGAATGCAGGTGCCCTCTGGCTATAG